One genomic window of Pelagicoccus enzymogenes includes the following:
- a CDS encoding secondary thiamine-phosphate synthase enzyme YjbQ: MAVYHSEINVRTQGQGTLEITDQARNAIRESGLKNGTVTVFCRHTSCSLVLMENADPSARHDLEGFMSRLVPENDRHFTHTYEGPDDMPSHIKMALTRSAEVVPFAEGRLLLGTWQGIFLWEHRTAPHSRSLIVTVIGE, encoded by the coding sequence ATGGCAGTTTACCACTCCGAGATCAATGTCCGTACCCAAGGTCAGGGAACCTTGGAGATCACCGACCAAGCTCGTAATGCGATTCGCGAGAGCGGCCTCAAAAACGGTACCGTCACCGTCTTTTGCCGACACACAAGCTGCAGCCTCGTGCTCATGGAGAACGCCGATCCGAGCGCCAGACATGACCTGGAAGGCTTCATGAGTCGGCTCGTTCCGGAAAACGACCGGCACTTCACCCATACCTACGAGGGTCCAGACGACATGCCAAGCCACATAAAAATGGCACTAACACGCAGCGCAGAGGTCGTGCCCTTCGCCGAAGGCCGCCTCCTCCTTGGCACCTGGCAAGGAATCTTCCTCTGGGAACATCGTACCGCTCCCCACTCCCGCTCCTTGATCGTGACCGTGATCGGCGAGTAG
- a CDS encoding pseudouridine synthase: MSSKKEFISFPPGYLGSRPEKFPLIANNDRYFAVNKPSGLACFQHEWTLGKPDLSMALRRELLNEKPQLKKLGVEGLFRAYNLDPELSGALVFAKNEESEALLKNAVGSSQLVFRFHLLVKAETEDREFVCDLPLAKHFHSKCMVVSHRTGKKSETRFRFLRSFGQYQLWEAETNYLRAHQVRVHAAERGLTIVGEDFYSEGDLVYLSRIKRGYLPSKGREKPLYDRLCVHLVEVEFQIPEVQLEPVLAPLPSRFETLLKRLDEYRGGRG; encoded by the coding sequence ATGAGCAGCAAGAAAGAGTTCATTTCCTTCCCTCCTGGCTATTTGGGCAGCCGACCGGAGAAGTTTCCCTTGATCGCCAACAACGATCGCTATTTCGCGGTGAACAAGCCGTCCGGGCTGGCCTGTTTCCAGCATGAGTGGACGCTGGGGAAGCCGGACCTTTCCATGGCCTTGCGCCGCGAGCTGCTCAACGAGAAGCCCCAGCTCAAGAAGCTCGGCGTGGAGGGGCTCTTTCGTGCTTACAACCTCGACCCGGAGCTGAGCGGCGCTCTCGTTTTCGCCAAGAACGAGGAGAGCGAAGCCTTGCTGAAGAACGCTGTCGGCTCCTCGCAGCTCGTCTTTCGCTTCCATTTGTTGGTGAAGGCGGAAACGGAGGACCGGGAGTTCGTTTGCGATTTGCCTCTGGCCAAGCATTTCCACTCGAAGTGCATGGTGGTGTCCCATCGCACGGGAAAAAAGAGCGAAACGCGCTTTCGCTTTTTGAGGAGTTTCGGTCAGTACCAGCTTTGGGAGGCGGAGACGAACTACTTGCGGGCTCATCAGGTGCGAGTGCACGCTGCCGAGCGAGGCCTCACTATCGTGGGCGAGGATTTCTACAGCGAGGGAGACCTCGTCTACCTCTCTCGCATCAAGCGAGGCTACTTGCCCAGCAAAGGGAGGGAGAAGCCGCTTTACGACCGTCTCTGCGTGCATTTGGTCGAAGTTGAGTTCCAGATCCCCGAGGTCCAGCTCGAGCCTGTTCTCGCTCCCTTGCCGAGCCGATTCGAGACCTTGCTTAAACGGTTGGACGAATACCGGGGCGGACGGGGCTAG
- the rpsT gene encoding 30S ribosomal protein S20 has protein sequence MANTKSAIKNNRKTIARTLHNRSRKTRIKTLAKKVAALAADGSDKEALKAAAIDYVSAMDKAAKTNLVHNNKASRAKASVAKYIAG, from the coding sequence ATGGCAAATACCAAGTCAGCAATTAAGAACAACCGCAAGACGATCGCTCGCACACTGCACAATCGTTCTCGCAAGACTCGTATCAAGACGCTGGCCAAGAAGGTAGCAGCTCTCGCTGCCGACGGTTCTGACAAAGAAGCGCTCAAGGCCGCCGCGATCGATTACGTTTCCGCAATGGACAAGGCTGCGAAAACCAACCTCGTACACAACAACAAGGCAAGCCGCGCGAAGGCTTCCGTTGCGAAGTACATCGCCGGTTAA
- a CDS encoding prepilin-type N-terminal cleavage/methylation domain-containing protein — MTITTDLSRKAKSLRARSGFTLVEVMVGLVLGGLVLAASTGSLLFISRGAAGLGNYHDMNMRSRFMLDKFASDARMTVDVNSASSTAVSLDVYNSTGGLDTIVYSYDPDALLFSRIVYPDQDMAAGVSDVILENVEALTFTYFNMIYDSSTGELEETTNLLEIKEIQLEALMEMSALNTLNTNQIISARYMMRNKKVST; from the coding sequence ATGACTATTACTACCGATCTTTCTAGGAAGGCCAAGAGTCTGCGTGCCCGTTCGGGCTTTACGCTCGTCGAGGTGATGGTGGGCCTCGTCCTCGGAGGCCTTGTACTGGCTGCGAGCACTGGAAGCCTGCTTTTTATTTCCCGAGGAGCTGCGGGCTTGGGGAACTACCATGACATGAACATGCGCAGTCGTTTCATGTTGGACAAGTTTGCGTCAGACGCCCGCATGACTGTGGATGTCAATTCTGCCAGCTCGACCGCTGTTTCGTTGGATGTCTACAACAGTACTGGAGGACTGGATACGATTGTTTACAGCTATGACCCCGATGCTCTGCTGTTTTCGAGAATCGTATACCCTGACCAGGACATGGCAGCAGGCGTATCGGACGTTATTTTGGAGAATGTGGAAGCTCTGACTTTTACCTATTTCAACATGATATACGACAGCTCGACCGGAGAGCTGGAGGAGACTACGAACCTCCTAGAAATCAAGGAGATCCAATTGGAAGCTTTGATGGAGATGAGTGCTTTGAATACGCTCAATACCAACCAAATCATTTCGGCGAGATACATGATGCGTAACAAGAAAGTGAGCACTTGA
- a CDS encoding RrF2 family transcriptional regulator: MKLSVKLDYACRALARMAVRLPSGELSRIEELAELEAIPANYLVQILGELRNGGLIESRRGKQGGYLLARQPEDISLREVISLVQGDVFGSVANAAGASGEAVANTWKTLQDCFESKAAELTVKDLMPASPEEMYYI; encoded by the coding sequence ATGAAGTTATCCGTAAAGCTCGACTACGCGTGCCGCGCCTTAGCCCGAATGGCTGTCCGTCTACCGTCTGGCGAACTCTCGCGCATCGAGGAGTTGGCCGAGCTGGAGGCTATTCCGGCCAACTACTTGGTGCAGATTTTAGGCGAGCTGCGGAACGGGGGCTTGATCGAGAGCCGTCGCGGCAAGCAGGGCGGCTACTTGCTGGCACGTCAGCCGGAGGACATTTCGCTGCGGGAGGTTATTTCTTTGGTGCAGGGCGATGTCTTCGGTTCGGTTGCGAATGCGGCGGGAGCTTCGGGCGAAGCGGTCGCGAACACGTGGAAAACGTTGCAGGATTGTTTCGAGTCCAAGGCGGCGGAGCTTACGGTGAAGGACCTGATGCCGGCCTCGCCTGAGGAGATGTATTATATATAA
- a CDS encoding S1C family serine protease, which yields MLRRVGLIALTSVTLVAAASGAPPNPALASQELVPGENRLIQLYRDYRPTVVKVKFATQTTDENGKEKIALTVQSGFYIDAKGTVLTNAVPTQKGPRLRVEKDGLQMLAVPIASDARSNIALLQVAKPPAGIQYVDLANALPPPAIGSLAYAITSPLDLAPTPKLGIVTGRESSFSQIDFPCSYLRIGISSGPAEGGSPVFASDGSLMGMSVASLPDVNSSYIVPNASLKHIVDQLLAKGKVFHPSLDAKIIERIDPITLERSLVVSEIETGSAAKKSGLKRGDQILSFESKPISSINEWRDALFSSQAEQFVSITVQRGETESEIALLLTDG from the coding sequence ATGCTTCGCCGCGTCGGACTAATCGCTTTGACGAGCGTCACGCTCGTCGCGGCTGCGAGTGGTGCACCGCCCAATCCAGCCCTAGCCAGCCAAGAGCTCGTCCCCGGCGAAAACCGCCTCATCCAACTCTACCGCGACTATCGCCCGACGGTCGTAAAGGTTAAGTTCGCCACTCAAACGACAGACGAGAACGGCAAGGAAAAGATAGCTCTCACCGTCCAATCCGGATTTTACATCGACGCCAAAGGCACCGTTCTCACCAATGCGGTACCCACCCAAAAAGGGCCTCGCCTGAGAGTGGAGAAGGACGGCTTGCAGATGCTGGCCGTTCCCATCGCTTCGGACGCGCGAAGCAACATCGCTTTGCTTCAGGTCGCAAAACCACCCGCTGGCATACAATACGTCGATCTAGCCAACGCCCTTCCGCCACCCGCCATCGGCTCCCTCGCCTACGCGATCACAAGCCCGCTTGACCTCGCGCCCACGCCAAAACTCGGAATCGTCACCGGCAGAGAAAGCAGCTTCAGCCAGATTGACTTCCCCTGCTCCTACCTTCGCATCGGAATCTCATCCGGACCTGCAGAGGGAGGTTCGCCCGTCTTCGCCAGCGACGGATCCCTCATGGGAATGAGCGTCGCATCGCTGCCAGACGTGAATTCAAGCTACATTGTCCCGAACGCCTCGCTGAAACACATAGTGGACCAGCTCCTGGCAAAGGGGAAAGTCTTTCACCCAAGTCTTGATGCCAAGATCATCGAGAGAATCGACCCAATCACACTGGAGCGCAGCTTGGTGGTCTCCGAGATCGAGACAGGCAGCGCGGCTAAAAAGAGCGGCTTAAAACGAGGCGATCAGATCCTAAGTTTCGAAAGCAAGCCCATTTCCAGCATCAACGAATGGCGAGACGCCCTATTCTCCAGCCAAGCCGAACAGTTCGTCAGCATTACGGTTCAAAGGGGCGAGACAGAATCGGAAATCGCGTTGTTGCTCACGGACGGATAA
- a CDS encoding pilus assembly PilX N-terminal domain-containing protein: MRQKTTSKRGSAMIGALIIAILAGAIGASILDSAFTEMKMSRRHMEQQHAVTLAEAGLEEGVRAMIAGDWTGWTSYGTYGYYKNITSVSNVVLSGISGNFSLGLGGRGRTGEIKVYVHADPSDPVIAAEASIFNRGAGSTISRQIRVDMESGSLFENGVVSRESTTFKGGNVLVDSYDSRLGGYTESSYVNRFANGTVATLAVLNDLLDIGNGAVRGYIATAGGTVDIGSQGTIHDYLGGPYPAKYKDMSRVTNDFYADLPDISAPSSTGYTNLGSITGTTTIGGAGTQGYIIDNITLSGGATLTIAGDVKLIVTGDVAVTGTGKIDIDNTASMEMYVDGNVKIAGNGMANGTGKAENALIFGMDSTDGNKSITLGGNAVLHAAVYAPAYDFTVNGGGADGHIHGAIVGYRITMNGGAQFHYDEALSDLKMGDNFTIESWRELKGVGELLPFHTPADLPSHF; this comes from the coding sequence ATGAGGCAGAAAACCACTTCCAAAAGAGGGTCCGCTATGATCGGGGCCCTCATAATCGCCATATTGGCGGGAGCAATCGGCGCTTCGATCTTGGACTCTGCGTTTACGGAGATGAAGATGTCTCGCCGTCACATGGAGCAGCAGCATGCGGTGACGCTGGCGGAAGCCGGTCTGGAGGAGGGGGTTCGAGCCATGATCGCTGGCGATTGGACTGGATGGACATCGTATGGGACATATGGATACTACAAAAATATTACTTCGGTGAGCAATGTCGTCCTCAGCGGCATATCTGGAAATTTCAGCCTCGGCCTCGGAGGTCGTGGGCGAACGGGAGAAATCAAGGTCTACGTGCATGCGGACCCTTCGGATCCGGTGATTGCGGCGGAAGCGAGCATCTTCAATCGAGGAGCGGGAAGCACTATCAGCCGCCAGATTCGAGTCGATATGGAATCGGGCTCGCTTTTCGAGAATGGGGTCGTTTCCCGCGAGAGCACGACTTTCAAGGGGGGGAACGTTTTGGTTGATAGCTACGATTCCCGTCTGGGGGGCTACACCGAATCCTCCTATGTGAACCGCTTTGCGAACGGAACCGTGGCAACCCTAGCCGTGCTAAACGATTTGCTAGATATCGGAAACGGTGCAGTGCGCGGCTATATCGCGACCGCTGGCGGAACGGTCGATATCGGTTCCCAGGGGACGATTCATGATTACCTAGGAGGTCCGTATCCGGCCAAGTACAAGGACATGTCGCGCGTGACGAACGACTTTTATGCCGACCTGCCGGACATTTCAGCTCCTAGCTCCACGGGTTACACGAATTTGGGGAGCATAACGGGGACGACGACGATTGGAGGCGCGGGAACTCAAGGCTACATTATCGACAATATCACTCTTAGCGGGGGCGCGACTCTAACCATTGCAGGCGATGTTAAGCTCATTGTCACCGGGGATGTCGCGGTCACGGGCACGGGCAAGATAGACATCGACAATACGGCCTCGATGGAGATGTACGTGGACGGGAACGTGAAGATCGCCGGCAACGGTATGGCGAACGGCACTGGAAAAGCTGAAAACGCTTTGATCTTCGGCATGGACTCGACCGACGGGAATAAGTCCATAACCCTCGGCGGAAACGCGGTGCTGCACGCGGCGGTCTATGCTCCGGCCTACGATTTTACGGTGAACGGAGGAGGTGCGGATGGCCATATCCATGGAGCGATCGTAGGGTACCGCATTACGATGAATGGCGGCGCCCAGTTCCATTACGACGAAGCTCTTTCCGATCTCAAGATGGGCGATAACTTCACGATCGAGTCGTGGAGAGAGCTGAAGGGGGTCGGCGAGCTGTTGCCTTTCCACACGCCTGCGGACCTTCCGAGCCATTTTTAG
- a CDS encoding polyprenyl synthetase family protein, translating into MQNTTQTQGSDTSKQLPELFQLLQPHLKALDAFLEQQIAAFEPEIREHVAYSMDTGGKRIRPSLIFFSGWNKNSEVDEKLVRLAAVVETIHLATLVHDDIMDEAEIRRNRATVAKKYNNATAVLLGDALFSHAVYLATQFPTTEVCRDIAVSMRQVCTGEILQTMQRGDPNLDMETYFRVIDLKTAELFRVSCHLGARLAGFSDEYVKAAGSFGRHLGIAYQIYDDMTDLFGSQEKIGKTLGTDIATGKPTMPLILMRDRLPAEESQALRDALAGKTEADVPYWLAKLREMGIFEEVRQAIFDEIAKGRAAIQSFEDNPSAAHLRTISELLWNQVDAL; encoded by the coding sequence ATGCAAAACACGACTCAGACCCAAGGCTCGGATACCTCAAAGCAACTGCCCGAGCTCTTCCAGCTACTCCAGCCGCACTTGAAGGCGCTGGACGCTTTCCTCGAGCAGCAGATCGCCGCTTTCGAGCCTGAGATTCGCGAGCACGTCGCCTACAGCATGGACACCGGAGGCAAGCGCATCCGCCCCTCCCTCATCTTCTTCAGCGGCTGGAACAAAAATTCGGAAGTCGACGAAAAGCTCGTCCGCCTCGCAGCGGTCGTGGAAACCATCCACCTCGCCACCCTCGTGCACGACGACATCATGGACGAAGCGGAGATCCGCCGCAACCGAGCCACCGTCGCCAAGAAATACAACAACGCCACGGCCGTTCTCCTGGGCGACGCCCTCTTTTCCCATGCGGTCTACCTCGCCACCCAGTTCCCCACCACGGAAGTCTGCCGCGACATCGCTGTTTCCATGCGCCAAGTCTGCACCGGCGAAATCCTGCAAACCATGCAGCGAGGCGACCCGAACCTCGACATGGAAACCTACTTCCGCGTCATCGATCTCAAAACCGCAGAGCTCTTTCGCGTCTCCTGTCACCTCGGAGCCCGACTCGCTGGTTTCAGCGACGAATACGTGAAGGCAGCCGGTTCCTTCGGACGCCACCTCGGCATCGCCTACCAGATCTACGACGACATGACCGACCTTTTCGGATCGCAAGAAAAGATAGGCAAGACGCTCGGAACGGACATCGCCACCGGCAAACCCACCATGCCGCTCATCCTCATGCGAGACCGGCTGCCAGCCGAGGAATCCCAAGCCCTCCGCGACGCGCTGGCCGGAAAAACCGAGGCCGACGTTCCCTACTGGCTCGCCAAGCTCCGCGAGATGGGAATCTTCGAGGAGGTTCGCCAAGCCATTTTCGACGAGATCGCCAAAGGCCGCGCCGCCATCCAATCGTTCGAGGACAACCCCTCCGCCGCCCATCTGCGAACCATCAGCGAACTCCTATGGAACCAAGTGGACGCCCTCTAG
- a CDS encoding type II secretion system protein GspD yields MKSNIIKSIAATSIALGIPLLHGQEAPPAGTVRDGLEKSASVVKEQEPSGPKITDIDRLFDNPADNQVESAEEGNGVSTIDDSFASPIGNEMVLDASDLISVDYPNEEIRTVLRNVADLYMLNIVVPDTLVGTTSIKLRDVTWRQIYSVVLEPVGYSFIEEGSIIKVVSRDSLNIEPPITEIFMVNYAEADSIAVTLRNLVDSSKGGAVQVDQRSNALIVSERASKMDNIRAVVERLDKPTQQVFIETRFIEVTDTDVKNIGVNWSTLRNYGVGVGNINKQWGSSFDRARSEGGDSEISNQRNLGDVAFTSGGAETSGMGVNRGTLTNNLSGETLIDMTSTGESTLMTHAVNNLYSLVDTKGVTRSASAVFSADQFGFVLSALKEQGGSKLVSNPTVVTLNNQEATINVGEEFPIPNYQYNEETGGFEVSNFEYKQIGVNLKVTPSVNNAGLINLKVVPEVSSRTGVVSFGGSGGASIPLISTRKTETQIALKDGFTMGIGGLMESSDNSDDSQVPVLGKVPGLGRLFKHESKRETKRNLLIFITAKILPSEEADFEDVFSQEMMEASGVDPVALRNR; encoded by the coding sequence ATGAAGTCCAACATTATAAAATCAATTGCAGCGACCTCGATCGCTCTGGGTATTCCGCTTCTGCATGGTCAGGAAGCTCCGCCAGCTGGGACCGTTCGTGACGGTCTGGAAAAGTCGGCGTCGGTGGTCAAGGAACAGGAACCTTCCGGACCCAAGATAACCGATATTGACCGTTTGTTCGACAATCCAGCTGACAACCAGGTAGAGTCTGCGGAAGAGGGGAACGGCGTTTCAACGATTGATGATTCCTTTGCCTCTCCTATTGGAAATGAGATGGTTTTGGACGCGTCGGATTTGATATCGGTGGATTATCCCAACGAGGAGATTCGTACTGTTCTTCGGAATGTTGCGGATCTCTATATGTTGAATATCGTGGTGCCAGACACCCTTGTTGGAACTACGTCCATTAAGCTGCGTGACGTCACTTGGCGTCAGATCTATTCTGTTGTTTTGGAGCCTGTCGGGTATTCGTTTATCGAGGAGGGCTCTATCATCAAGGTCGTTAGTCGCGACTCTTTGAACATCGAGCCGCCGATCACTGAGATCTTCATGGTTAATTACGCTGAGGCAGACTCGATCGCTGTCACTCTTCGCAATCTTGTCGATTCGAGCAAGGGCGGCGCGGTACAAGTGGATCAGCGCAGCAACGCCCTGATCGTCTCGGAGCGCGCTTCCAAAATGGACAACATTCGTGCTGTGGTTGAGCGCTTGGATAAGCCTACTCAGCAGGTTTTTATCGAAACCCGCTTTATCGAAGTAACTGACACGGACGTAAAGAATATCGGTGTGAACTGGTCTACCTTGCGAAACTACGGTGTGGGCGTTGGCAACATTAACAAGCAGTGGGGGAGCTCTTTCGACAGGGCTCGCAGTGAAGGCGGAGATAGCGAGATCTCAAATCAACGTAACTTGGGTGATGTTGCTTTTACGAGCGGAGGTGCGGAGACGAGCGGTATGGGCGTGAATCGTGGTACTCTGACCAATAACTTGTCAGGAGAAACCTTGATCGATATGACCTCTACTGGGGAAAGCACTCTGATGACGCATGCTGTTAATAACCTGTATTCCCTTGTGGATACGAAGGGAGTTACTCGTTCTGCGTCTGCTGTATTCTCAGCGGATCAATTCGGATTCGTTCTCAGCGCGTTGAAGGAGCAGGGTGGCAGCAAGCTGGTATCTAACCCAACGGTCGTAACGCTCAACAACCAAGAGGCGACCATTAACGTGGGTGAAGAGTTTCCGATACCAAACTACCAATACAACGAAGAAACAGGTGGTTTCGAAGTAAGCAATTTTGAATACAAGCAGATTGGTGTGAACCTCAAGGTTACTCCCTCTGTGAACAATGCTGGCCTCATCAACCTCAAGGTTGTGCCGGAAGTTAGCAGCCGTACGGGGGTCGTGAGTTTCGGCGGCTCAGGCGGCGCTTCCATTCCGCTGATCTCTACCCGCAAGACGGAGACGCAAATTGCCCTGAAGGATGGCTTTACGATGGGTATTGGAGGCTTGATGGAGAGCTCTGACAACTCGGATGACAGCCAAGTGCCGGTTCTGGGCAAGGTTCCCGGTCTGGGACGTTTGTTCAAGCATGAGTCCAAGCGTGAGACGAAGCGCAATCTACTCATCTTCATCACTGCAAAAATCCTTCCAAGCGAGGAAGCTGACTTTGAGGACGTATTCTCGCAGGAAATGATGGAAGCGTCTGGAGTCGACCCGGTTGCCTTGAGGAACCGCTAG
- a CDS encoding AURKAIP1/COX24 domain-containing protein, protein MGNLKKKRRLKMSKHKRRKRLKSNRHKKKVW, encoded by the coding sequence ATGGGTAATCTCAAAAAGAAACGCAGACTTAAGATGTCAAAGCACAAGCGTCGCAAGCGCTTGAAGTCGAACCGCCACAAGAAGAAGGTTTGGTAG
- a CDS encoding sigma-70 family RNA polymerase sigma factor encodes MSISKAIKQTLVSTPERRQEADEDLAIVHKVQAGDVDAFDELVTKYRERIYSVVYNLTSNREDASDLTQDAFIKAFQSIGRFKGKSSFFTWLYRIALNTTLTHLRKNKLRRFFSFEKMNEEDHSAGFIEQLKTDSDSDKNTLMNELQEKLNDAFQKLSVKHRTVITLYEIDGLSHKEIAEIVGTSVGTVRSRLHYAKQFLQAELKDYVQ; translated from the coding sequence ATGAGCATCAGCAAGGCCATAAAACAGACCTTGGTTTCCACGCCGGAAAGGCGTCAGGAGGCCGACGAGGACCTTGCTATCGTGCACAAGGTTCAGGCCGGCGACGTCGACGCCTTCGACGAGCTTGTCACGAAATACCGCGAACGCATCTACTCTGTCGTCTACAACCTCACCTCCAATCGCGAAGACGCCTCGGACCTCACCCAAGACGCGTTCATCAAGGCCTTCCAATCGATCGGCAGGTTCAAAGGCAAATCCAGTTTCTTCACCTGGCTCTACCGCATCGCCCTGAACACAACCCTTACCCATCTTCGCAAAAACAAGCTGCGCCGCTTCTTCAGCTTCGAGAAGATGAACGAAGAGGACCACTCCGCAGGCTTCATCGAGCAATTGAAGACCGACTCCGACTCGGATAAGAATACGCTGATGAACGAGCTTCAAGAAAAGCTCAACGACGCCTTCCAAAAGCTCTCCGTCAAGCACCGAACCGTCATCACCCTCTACGAAATCGACGGACTCAGCCACAAGGAAATCGCCGAAATCGTCGGCACCTCTGTCGGGACCGTCCGCTCCCGCCTCCACTACGCCAAACAATTTTTGCAAGCCGAACTGAAAGACTACGTGCAGTAG
- a CDS encoding type IV pilus modification PilV family protein, giving the protein MKPSHPNRIGRKKPSKQSGFTLVEAMVAMVIASVALVGVFGGLGRSFELIEESRDSTRVAQIIQSELEDLRTLSWSEVAALPENSGWFTPSSSFASEFGTRYSCYRQIFARGTGDQFVMRVWVKWTNSDGHTKLDNFMTLYTKGGFNDYYYRSF; this is encoded by the coding sequence ATGAAACCTTCCCATCCAAACCGAATCGGCAGAAAGAAACCGTCAAAGCAGTCTGGCTTCACCTTGGTCGAGGCGATGGTGGCGATGGTGATCGCCTCCGTCGCGCTGGTCGGTGTTTTCGGTGGGCTAGGGCGTAGTTTCGAGTTGATCGAAGAGTCTCGAGACAGCACCCGCGTAGCCCAGATCATCCAGAGCGAGCTGGAAGACTTGAGGACCTTGAGCTGGTCGGAGGTTGCGGCGCTGCCGGAGAATTCGGGCTGGTTCACGCCGAGCTCAAGCTTCGCTTCCGAGTTTGGAACGCGCTACAGCTGCTACCGACAAATTTTCGCCAGAGGCACGGGCGATCAGTTTGTGATGAGGGTTTGGGTCAAGTGGACCAACAGCGATGGGCACACCAAGCTCGATAACTTTATGACCCTCTACACGAAAGGAGGATTCAATGACTATTACTACCGATCTTTCTAG
- a CDS encoding zinc ribbon domain-containing protein produces the protein MVSDALTKMLILQDRDMKLQQVEDALQTIPQERKAAEAKIASINAGIEAARQRIKELETKGKTIETEMASIEAQIVKYKNQQLQVKKNEEYQALIHEIDNAGQKISDLESDELEVLYELDEERKRFAESEAKSKEEIALEEKTIARLNEREEEVKGELDAAREAKEKADAALDNPSRSKYTQVARGLKFPVIVELSGSSCKGCHMKVSNAILSEVKAAKEITTCDNCGRILYYAD, from the coding sequence ATGGTTTCCGATGCCCTGACCAAGATGCTGATCCTGCAGGATCGCGACATGAAATTGCAGCAAGTCGAGGATGCGTTGCAAACGATCCCGCAGGAGCGGAAGGCGGCGGAGGCGAAGATCGCCTCGATCAACGCTGGTATCGAGGCGGCCCGGCAGCGTATCAAGGAGTTGGAGACGAAGGGAAAAACCATCGAGACGGAGATGGCCTCCATCGAAGCGCAAATCGTCAAGTACAAGAACCAGCAGTTGCAGGTTAAGAAAAACGAGGAGTACCAGGCCCTGATCCACGAGATCGACAACGCTGGGCAAAAGATTTCGGACTTGGAGTCCGACGAGTTGGAAGTCCTCTACGAATTGGACGAGGAGCGAAAGCGGTTCGCTGAGTCGGAGGCTAAGTCCAAGGAGGAAATCGCCTTGGAGGAAAAAACGATCGCTCGGCTCAACGAGCGAGAGGAAGAGGTGAAGGGCGAGCTGGACGCGGCTCGCGAGGCGAAGGAGAAGGCGGACGCTGCTTTGGACAATCCGAGCCGCTCCAAGTACACGCAAGTGGCTCGCGGCTTGAAGTTTCCGGTGATCGTCGAGCTCTCCGGCAGTTCCTGCAAAGGCTGTCACATGAAGGTTTCCAACGCGATTTTGTCGGAGGTAAAGGCAGCCAAGGAAATTACGACTTGCGACAACTGCGGTCGCATCCTCTATTACGCGGACTAG